A portion of the Pseudoalteromonas luteoviolacea genome contains these proteins:
- a CDS encoding DUF1852 domain-containing protein: MSSDFTYSIKTIRFDEHYSPSNDTRLTTNFANLARGEVRQENLRKAINMINNCFNSLANWDNPNKDRYSVEIDIVHVDIDVEGNGETFPTIEVLKTYIVDHHTNRRIEGIVGNNFSSYVRDYDFSVLLRKHNEGKGHFSVPENYGELHGKMFQDFISSSAYKENFSKPPVICLSVSDNKTYHRTSNTHPILGVEYTPNESSLTEQYFKTMGMEVRYFMPENSVAPYAFFFFGDLLNDYSTLELISTLSTMETFQKIYRPEIYNANSTAGETYKPSLKNLDCSLTQVVYDREERARLAIEQGKWCEDNFIQRYQSTLEKWAANFVQPSF, from the coding sequence ATGAGCAGCGATTTCACCTATTCAATTAAGACTATTCGATTTGATGAGCATTATTCACCTTCAAACGATACGCGCCTGACTACAAACTTTGCTAATTTGGCGCGTGGTGAAGTACGTCAGGAAAACCTTCGTAAAGCAATTAACATGATCAACAACTGCTTTAACAGTCTGGCAAATTGGGATAACCCAAACAAAGACCGTTACTCTGTTGAAATTGATATTGTACATGTTGATATTGACGTTGAGGGCAATGGTGAAACCTTCCCTACGATTGAAGTATTAAAAACATATATTGTTGATCATCATACAAACAGACGCATCGAAGGTATTGTGGGTAATAACTTCTCATCGTATGTCCGTGACTACGACTTTAGCGTGCTACTGCGTAAACACAATGAAGGAAAAGGTCATTTTTCTGTGCCAGAAAATTATGGTGAATTACACGGTAAAATGTTCCAAGACTTCATTAGTTCAAGCGCTTACAAAGAAAACTTCAGTAAGCCTCCAGTGATTTGTTTAAGTGTATCAGACAACAAAACGTATCACCGTACAAGTAATACACATCCGATTTTGGGTGTTGAATACACGCCGAATGAATCATCACTGACAGAGCAGTATTTCAAAACAATGGGTATGGAAGTGCGCTACTTTATGCCTGAAAACAGTGTGGCTCCGTATGCATTCTTTTTCTTCGGTGATTTACTGAACGATTACAGCACACTGGAGCTGATCAGCACATTGAGCACGATGGAAACGTTTCAGAAGATTTATCGTCCAGAAATTTATAACGCTAATTCTACGGCTGGGGAAACTTACAAACCAAGTCTGAAAAATTTAGATTGCTCTTTAACGCAAGTGGTTTATGACAGAGAAGAGCGAGCTCGCCTTGCGATTGAACAAGGTAAGTGGTGTGAAGACAACTTTATTCAACGATACCAGTCAACACTGGAAAAATGGGCTGCTAACTTTGTTCAACCGTCATTCTGA
- a CDS encoding LysR family transcriptional regulator — MLERIHLRIIHAVHQQGSLTAAAKELCVTQSALSHTMRKLEDNLGTAVWVRDGRSLRLTQAGHYLLNIANRALPLLSGAEERLKQIAMGERGTLRIGMECHPCYQWLLKVVSPFLETWPGVDVDVKQKFQFGGVGALLDYEIDLLVTPDPYFKSGLVFEPVFDYEQVLVVPKDHELTAKKFAQAEDLRDQVLFTYPVSKDRLDIYTQFLNPDQVIPKQHKTVETTDIMLQMVACGRGVAALPRWLAEEYSTKLPLSVVRLGKNGIAKQIYLGTREGDSNIDYLSAFIKMAHSYKHPAAISPE, encoded by the coding sequence ATGTTAGAACGTATCCACCTTCGTATCATTCATGCTGTCCATCAGCAAGGATCTCTCACTGCTGCGGCAAAAGAGCTCTGTGTAACACAATCAGCATTAAGTCATACAATGCGCAAACTGGAAGACAATCTCGGTACTGCTGTTTGGGTACGTGACGGAAGAAGCTTAAGGCTAACACAAGCAGGCCACTATTTACTCAATATCGCAAATCGTGCGCTTCCGCTATTAAGCGGTGCTGAAGAAAGGCTTAAGCAAATCGCTATGGGCGAGCGCGGTACATTGCGGATCGGTATGGAATGCCACCCTTGCTATCAATGGCTGTTAAAAGTGGTATCACCTTTTTTAGAGACTTGGCCGGGTGTTGACGTCGATGTTAAACAAAAATTCCAATTTGGCGGAGTAGGGGCTTTGCTAGATTATGAAATAGATTTGCTGGTAACACCTGATCCCTACTTTAAAAGTGGCTTAGTCTTTGAGCCAGTATTTGATTATGAACAAGTGCTCGTCGTTCCTAAAGATCACGAATTAACAGCTAAAAAATTTGCCCAAGCTGAAGATCTCAGAGACCAAGTTTTGTTTACCTACCCAGTATCAAAAGATCGCCTTGATATTTACACACAGTTCCTCAACCCAGATCAAGTGATCCCTAAGCAACATAAAACTGTCGAAACCACCGATATCATGTTGCAAATGGTTGCATGCGGTCGAGGGGTTGCAGCCTTGCCGCGCTGGCTGGCTGAAGAGTACAGCACAAAACTACCATTGTCGGTTGTACGTTTAGGTAAAAATGGCATCGCGAAGCAGATTTATTTAGGTACTCGAGAAGGGGATAGTAATATTGATTACCTCAGCGCTTTTATCAAAATGGCGCATAGTTACAAACATCCTGCAGCAATCAGCCCTGAGTAA
- a CDS encoding FAD-binding oxidoreductase, translating into MKNEVKTSPVAHYDVCVTKIESLNKHTFEIELLAPEGTVLNYKSGQYLKLELDVNNDGQPLWLSYTISSRLEADKPNRVSLIIQVVSDFSGKVVDCLFAAKASNQPVKIVLAMGKAFLQTNLDQPHLFVAAGSGISKIKCITEEILHRDPDANINIYWSNRHSDDFFLLEQFHNWATTHKNLNFHTILESAQPGWTGRTGFLYEVIQQDHIDLKETHAYLCGSPQMVYGTIDQLNALGLEERNCYSDVFEFSPRAEKLEA; encoded by the coding sequence ATGAAAAATGAAGTTAAAACATCCCCTGTCGCACATTATGACGTGTGTGTAACCAAGATCGAATCACTCAATAAACATACCTTTGAAATTGAGCTGTTAGCTCCAGAGGGAACAGTATTGAACTATAAGTCTGGGCAATATTTGAAGCTCGAACTGGATGTGAATAATGATGGTCAACCATTGTGGCTTTCATACACGATTTCTAGCCGTTTAGAAGCTGATAAACCAAATAGAGTCAGCTTAATTATCCAAGTTGTTAGTGACTTTTCAGGCAAAGTAGTTGACTGTTTGTTTGCTGCTAAAGCCAGTAACCAGCCAGTCAAGATCGTGCTTGCCATGGGCAAAGCATTTTTACAAACGAACCTTGATCAGCCTCATTTGTTTGTCGCCGCGGGCTCTGGCATATCCAAGATTAAGTGTATAACGGAAGAGATTTTGCATCGCGATCCTGATGCGAATATCAATATTTACTGGTCTAATCGTCATAGCGATGACTTTTTTCTTTTAGAACAGTTTCACAATTGGGCGACTACGCATAAAAACCTGAATTTCCATACAATTTTAGAGTCAGCTCAGCCGGGTTGGACAGGAAGAACAGGCTTTCTCTACGAAGTCATACAGCAAGACCATATCGATCTTAAAGAGACACATGCTTATTTATGTGGTTCGCCGCAGATGGTTTATGGCACGATTGACCAGCTCAACGCCTTAGGCTTAGAAGAACGAAATTGCTATTCAGATGTTTTTGAGTTTTCACCTAGAGCCGAAAAACTAGAAGCATAA